The following are from one region of the Muntiacus reevesi chromosome 3, mMunRee1.1, whole genome shotgun sequence genome:
- the CACFD1 gene encoding calcium channel flower homolog isoform X2: MSGAGGAAVAPASSAQPAQEEGMTWWYRWLCRLSGVLGAVSCAISGLFNCITIHPLNIAAGVWMMMAVVPIVISLTLTTLLGNAIAFATGVLYGLSALGKKGDAISYARIQQQRQQVDEEKLTDALEGEL; encoded by the exons ATGAGCGGCGCGGGCGGAGCGGCGGTGGCGCCCGCGAGCTCGGCGCAGCCGGcgcaggaggagggcatgacgtGGTGGTACCGCTGGCTGTGTCGCCTGTCGGGAGTGTTAGGGGCAGTCT CTTGTGCGATCTCGGGCCTCTTCAACTGCATCACCATCCACCCTCTGAACATTGCGGCCGGCGTGTGGATGAT GATGGCGGTTGTTCCCATCGTCATCAGCCTGACCCTGACCACACTGCTGGGCAACGCCATCGCCTTTGCCACCGGAGTGCTGTATGGGCTGTCCGCGCTGGGCAAAAA gggcgACGCGATCTCCTACGCCAGGATccagcagcagaggcagcaggTGGATGAGGAGAAGCTCACGGACGCCCTGGAGGGGGAGCTGTGA
- the SLC2A6 gene encoding solute carrier family 2, facilitated glucose transporter member 6 has translation MQEPLLGAEGRDYDTFPEKPPPSPAERTRVGVLQNKRVFLATFAAVLGNFSFGYALVYTSPVIPALEHSSDPNLNLTKTQASWFGSVFTLGAAAGGLSAMVLNDLLGRKLSIMFSAVPSAAGYALMAGAHGLWMLLLGRMLTGFAGGLTAACIPVYVSEIAPPSVRGALGATPQLMAVFGSLSLYALGLLLPWRWLAVAGEGPVLVMVLLLSCMPNSPRFLLSKGRDTEALQALAWLRGADADTRWEFEQIQDTVRRQSSHLSWAEARDPHMYRPIVIALLMRLLQQLTGITPILVYLQSIFDSTAVLLPPKDDAAIVGAVRLLSVLIAALTMDLAGRKVLLFISAAGMFAANLTLGLYVHFGPKSLAPNSTVGLQRAALAGTEQPLATPTSYLTLVPLLATMLFIMGYAMGWGPITWLLMSEILPLRARGVASGLCVLVSWLTAFALTKSFLLVTNAFGLEAPFFFFAAVCLVNLAFTGCCVPETKGRSLEQIESFFRTGRRSFLH, from the exons ATGCAGGAGCCGCTGCTCGGAGCCGAAGGCCGGGACTATGACACCTTCCCCGAGAAGCCGCCCCCGTCACCAGCGGAGAGGACGCGGGTCGG GGTCCTGCAGAACAAGAGAGTGTTCCTGGCTACCTTCGCTGCTGTGCTGGGCAATTTCAGCTTCGGGTACGCTCTGGTCTACACATCCCCTGTCATTCCTGCCCTGGAGCACTCCTCGGATCCAAACCTGAATCTGACCAAAACCCAGGCATCCTGGTTCGGG TCCGTGTTTACCCTGGGTGCGGCGGCCGGGGGACTCAGCGCCATGGTCCTCAATGACCTCCTGGGCCGGAAGCTCAGCATCATGTTCTCAGCTGTGCCCTCGGCAGCCGGCTATGCGCTGATGGCAGGCGCCCACGGCCTCTGGATGCTGCTTCTGGGAAGGATGCTGACGGGCTTCGCAGGGGGTCTCACAGCTGCCTGCATCCCG GTGTATGTGTCTGAGATTGCTCCCCCCAGCGTCCGCGGGGCCCTGGGCGCCACACCCCAGCTCATGGCTGTGTTCGGGTCACTGTCCCTCTATGCCCTCG GCCTGCTGCTGCCCTGGCGCTGGCTGGCCGTGGCCGGGGAGGGGCCGGTGCTCGTCATGGTCCTGCTGCTCAGCTGTATGCCCAACTCCCCTCGCTTCCTGCTCTCCAAGGGCAGGGACACGGAGGCGCTGCAGGCGCTGGCCTGGCTGAGAGGGGCCGATGCCGACACCCGCTGGGAGTTCGAGCAGATCCAGGACACCGTCCGGAGACAG AGCAGCCACCTGTCGTGGGCCGAGGCCCGGGACCCCCACATGTACCGCCCCATCGTCATCGCCTTGCTCATGCGCCTCCTGCAGCAGCTGACGGGCATCACGCCCATCCTCGTCTACCTGCAGTCCATCTTCGACAGCACCGCGGTCCTGCTG CCCCCCAAGGATGATGCTGCCATCGTGGGCGCCGTGAGGctcctgtccgtgctgatcgccGCCCTCACCATGGACTTGGCCGGCCGCAAGGTCCTGCTCTTCATCTCGG CAGCCGGCATGTTTGCCGCCAACCTGACCCTGGGGCTGTACGTGCATTTCGGTCCCAAGTCTCTGGCCCCCAACAGCACCGTGGGCCTGCAGCGTGCGGCCCTGGCGGGCACGGAGCAGCCCCTGGCCACGCCCACCAGCTACCTCACCCTGGTGCCCCTGCTGGCCACCATGCTCTTCATCATGG GCTACGCCATGGGCTGGGGGCCCATCACCTGGCTCCTCATGTCGGAGATCCTGCCCCTGCGGGCCCGCGGCGTGGCCTCGGGGCTCTGCGTGCTGGTCAGCTGGCTCACTGCCTTTGCCCTCACCAAGTCCTTCCTGCTGGTGACG AATGCCTTCGGCCTGGAGGCCCCCTTCTTCTTCTTCGCCGCCGTGTGCCTGGTGAACCTGGCCTTCACCGGCTGCTGCGTGCCCGAGACCAAGGGCCGGTCGCTAGAGCAGATCGAGTCCTTCTTCCGCACCGGGAGGAGGTCCTTCCTGCACTAG
- the CACFD1 gene encoding calcium channel flower homolog isoform X1, whose protein sequence is MSGAGGAAVAPASSAQPAQEEGMTWWYRWLCRLSGVLGAVSCAISGLFNCITIHPLNIAAGVWMIMNASVLLLCEAPFCCQFMEFANAVAAKADRLRSWQKAIFYCGMAVVPIVISLTLTTLLGNAIAFATGVLYGLSALGKKGDAISYARIQQQRQQVDEEKLTDALEGEL, encoded by the exons ATGAGCGGCGCGGGCGGAGCGGCGGTGGCGCCCGCGAGCTCGGCGCAGCCGGcgcaggaggagggcatgacgtGGTGGTACCGCTGGCTGTGTCGCCTGTCGGGAGTGTTAGGGGCAGTCT CTTGTGCGATCTCGGGCCTCTTCAACTGCATCACCATCCACCCTCTGAACATTGCGGCCGGCGTGTGGATGAT CATGAACGCCTCTGTCCTGCTGCTGTGTGAGGCGCCCTTCTGTTGCCAGTTCATGGAGTTTGCGAACGCCGTGGCGGCCAAGGCGGACAGGCTGCGCTCCTGGCAGAAGGCCATCTTCTACTGCGG GATGGCGGTTGTTCCCATCGTCATCAGCCTGACCCTGACCACACTGCTGGGCAACGCCATCGCCTTTGCCACCGGAGTGCTGTATGGGCTGTCCGCGCTGGGCAAAAA gggcgACGCGATCTCCTACGCCAGGATccagcagcagaggcagcaggTGGATGAGGAGAAGCTCACGGACGCCCTGGAGGGGGAGCTGTGA